TTCGGGCGCGCGCGCTGCCCCGCCGAGGTTCGCACCAGGCCAACCCCTTCGGTGGAGGCGGGGCTCAGCGGGCGCGTACGCCCCCGACCTGGTAGGGATCACCGCTGATGGCGCGCGACCTGGCGCCGGAGGGTCCCACGGCGGGCTCTCCGGCGACGAACACCCGGTACATCGCGCGTTCCTGCCCCAGCTTCTCGTGGTCCGTGGGGGCGACGTGGATGGTGGCCCGGTTGTCCCACATGGCCACATCGCCCGCCGTCCAGCGGTGTCGGAACGTCAAGTCGCGGTGTGTGGCGTGTGTGAAGAGCAGGTCGAGGATCCGTCTGCTCTCCGCCGGCGTCAGCTCGTTGATGTGGCTGGTGAAGCTGGGGTTCACGAACAGGCAGCGCTTGCCGGTGTCCGGCAGGGCGCGAACGACGGGGTGGTGCGCGACCAGCCCGGCATCGACGCTGGTGCGGGTGAACGCGTCACTGATACCGAACGGCACATAGCCGACCAGGTAGCGGTGCTCCGCGGTCAACTCGTCGGCGAACTGGCGCAGCGGGGCCGACAGGCGCTCGTAGGCGGTCACCATGTCGGCCCAGATGGTGTCGCCTCCGTGCGACGGGACCTTTTCGGCGCGCAGCACGCAGAACACGGGAGGGTCGGCGGCGGCCGTGATGTCGCTGTGCCAGCCGGACAGGAAGTCCGGGTTCCGCCAGAGCGCGGCGTGCCGCTGCTCATCGGTCGTCTCCGGTCTCTCACCGTTCCCTGTGATCAGGGCGTGCACGTACGGGTGCCCCTCGACATGGGGAACCCATGGATGGGAGGGGGCGGGAGGGCCGAACTGCCCGGCGTACGCGATCTGCTGGTCGTGGGTGAGGTGCTGGTCGCGGAAGATGAGCACCCTGTGCTCTTCCAGAGCCCGCCGGACGACGGCGGTCAGACGCGGTGTGAGGGGAACGGCGAGGTCGATGTCCTCGATCTCGGCGCCGATGCAACCGGCGAGCGGGGTGATGCTGACGCTGCTGCCGTCTTCCGCGTCCACGGCGTCCTCCTTCTCCCCTGTGATTCTCACCCTTGAATGACTTTGATCCCTGTTGATCATGGGATACCGCATTCGACATACGGCAAAAAGTGTACCTTTTCTGATATGTCCATGAGGTGGCTCCGAGGGGCTCGACGCAGCCGGTGTCACCACGCGGGCGATCAGGACTCGGCATCATGTCGCGCGTCGGCTGCGGAACCGGGGCCTGTCCCCGCCGGCCGGGAGCCGGGGTGCAGGAGCGCGCAGCAGAAGGCCATGGCCGCCGCGAGAGCCATGGCCATGAAGACCCACTGGTGGGCTCTGACGATGTCGAGCCGGATGGTCTCCTGGATGGCGGGGGTGAGCTGGACGCCTCCCACGCTGCTCTGAAGCCGGTCGCCCTGGTCGTCGCTGACGAAGTGCACGAGCTGCCGCGCCGCCTCCCCCACCGCGCCGGGAGCCATACCCATATCCTTCAGCGTCGATGTGACCCGGGACTGGGCGACATCGGAGAACACACTGCCGAGCAGGGCCAGCCCGAGGGCACCGGAGAAGATGCGCGTGGTCTGGACGACGCCGCCGACCATTCCGCTTGCCTCCGGCCCCGCCCGCCCGTAGGCGTCCGTGGCCGCCGGCGGGACCACGAGCCCGACGCCCATGCCGGCCATGGCGATGAACGGCCACTGCGCGCTCACGGAGAGCTCCCTGAGCTGCAGGGCCCACAGGGCGAACCCCGCGGTCCCGAGTCCCGCCCCGATCAGCAGGGCCGGTTTCACCCCGACCCGGTCCTGCAACTGGCCGCCGAACTGCGCGCCGACGCTGTACGCGAGCTGGAAGAACAGGAGGTAGACGCCCGCTTGGACGGCCGTGTCCCGCAACGCCAGCTGGGCGTAGAAGGACGCGAAGAACAGCATGGGCATGTACGCGATGGTCGAGAAGAACAGGATGCTCATGTCCAACGCGAAGCAACGGTCGCGGAACAGGCGGATGTCGATGAGCGGGAACGGCGTTCGCTTCTCCCGGAGCACGAACAGCGCGAGGGCTCCCGGGCCGCTCACGATCAGGAGCAGCGTGACGGGGTCGGACCATCCCAGCAGCGCAGCCTGCTCCAGCGCGAGCACGCTGGTCGTCATCCCCGCGGCGAGCAGGGCGGCACCCTTCAGGTCCTGGGAGACCCCCCGCTGCCCGATGTCGTTCCTGCCACGCGCGATCGCGATCAGCGCCAGCGCGCCGACACCGATCGGCAGGTTGATCCAGAACACCCATCGCCAGCTGAGCGTGGTCAGCCAGCCGCCCAGGGGCAGCCCCAGCGCACTGAGCAACTGGGAGCAACCGAACAGTGTGGCCAGGGCGCGGCCGCGCTGATGGACGGGGAACTCCGCAACGACCAGAGCCATCGCGGCCGGGTACATCACTCCGCCGCCCGCACCCTGGGCCACGCGGCACGCCACCAGCCAGGGCGTGCCGGCTTCCTGGGGGGCGAAACCGCACAGCACGGACGCGATCACGAAGACGGCGAGGCCGGCGAGCAGTACGCGCCGGGGCCCGTACACATCGGCCAGCCGGCCGCCCAGGGCGAAGGTCGCGGCGCGGGCAAGGGTGTAGCTGTTGACGACCCAGCGGATGCCCGCCGATGACAGGTCGAGATCCGCGGCCATCGTCGGTGCCGCGATACTGACGACCATTCCGTCGATGATCGACAGCGACAGGGCCAGGAAAATGCCGACGAGCAGAACGCGGTCGACGCCGAGCCGCACGGCCGGCCCGGCACTTTCCGCGCCTTCGCTGTGATCGCTCATACCACGACATTCTTGAGCTCGCCCGCCTGCCCACTCCGCAGACACCCTTGGCACAGGCCCGGCACTCGCCCGAATGCGAGGCCCCCGGTCCCGCCCTCATACTCGAATCCGACGGTTCCGGTGGAAGCGGACGACCGATTTGACAGCCCTATGCGACGTTGCTTCCCTGGATCAAGGTCTCCCCTTGTATTTTCGCGATCCCGATCCACAGCTCCACGGGCCGTATACGGGAAGAGGCAGGATGAAGGCTTTGATCCTTTGCGGGGGGAGGGCGAGCCGGTTGCGTCCTCTTAGTTTCTCCATGCCCAAACAACTCGCTCCCGTGGCCAACAAGCCCGTCGTCTTCCACGGCTTGGAGACGATCAGAGGATTCGGTGTCACGGAAGTCGGCATCATTGTCGGCACCTGGGCGGACGCCATCGTCGACGCGGTGGGCGACGGATCGGAGCACGGCCTCCGCATCACCTATGTGAAGCAGGAGAAGCCCTTGGGCCTCGCGCACTGCGTGGTGGTGGCCAGGGAATTCCTGGGCGACGACGATTTCGTCATGTATCTCGGTGACAACGTCATCTTGGGAGATCTCAGTAAGGCCGCAGAGGAATTCGAGCGAAATCGCCCGGACGCCCAACTCGTCGTCGCCCGGGTGCCCAATCCTTCGTCACACGGGCTGGCTGAGGTCACCCCGGACGGAAAAGTGCTGTGTCTCCCCGAGAAACCCGCTGTTCCCACAACGGACCTGGCCGTCATGGGCGTCTTCTTCTTCACGTCAGCCATCCACAAAGCCGTACGCTCCATCCAGGCGAGCGAGCGCGGCGAACTGGAGATCACCCACGCCATCGAGTGGCTCATCGAGCACGGCGGCGGCGTGCGGGCGACGCGTTTCTCCGGGTACTGGAAGGACACCGGGACCGTCGAAGGGCTGTTGGACTGCAACATGGTCATGCTCGACACCCTGGAGCGCCGGATCATCGGCTCGGTCGACTCACTGAGCGACGCGACGGGACGGGTGGTCGTGGAACGGGGTGCCCGAATCAGGGGCTCGCAGATCGTGGGCCCTGCGGTGGTCGGGGCATCCAGCCTCGTGGAGGACTCCAGGATCGGCCCGTACGCCAGCCTGGGCGCCAACTGCGTGGTGACCGGCACGGACATCGAGCGGTCGATCGTCTTCGACGGTGGCCGCCTCAAGGACATCGGGCGGCTCCACGACTCGCTGATCGGCCCCTGCGCCGAGGTCCGCGCCGTACGCGATCAGCGGGCCGGACACCGGCTGATCGTGGGCGAGTGGACGACGATGGACATCGCCGAAGGACCGAACCGGACAACGGATGCGTGGCCGTGATGACCAGCGAACTCGCGAGTCCTGGAACCCGGTTGCGCCGGCTGCTGGCCGAGCCGCAACCGACCCCGCTCATGGGGGCCCACGACGGGCTGAGCGCACGCATCGCGGCGGAGGCCGGCTTCCCCGCACTGTGGGCGTCCGGACTGTGCATGTCCACCACGCTGGGCGTGCGCGACAGCGACGAGGCATCCTGGAGCGACCTGCTCGGCCTGGTGATGCGCGTCGTGGAGGCGGCGGATCTCCCCGTCCTGGTGGACGGTGACACCGGCTACGGCAACTTCAACACCGCCCGCACCTTCACCGCCCGCGCTGAACGCATCGGAGCAGCGGGCGTCTGCTTCGAGGACAAGGTGTTCCCCAAGATGAACTCCTTCTTCGGGGACAGCCACGCGCTCGTGCCCGTCGACGAGTTCAGCGGAATGATCAGAGCCTGCCGGGACATTCTGCGCGATCCGGAATTCGTGATCGTAGCCCGCACGGAAGCGTTCGTGGCGGATGCCGGCGCGGAGGAAGCCCTCAGGCGGACCGAGGCCTACCGGAAGGCGGGGGCGGACGCCGTCTTCATCCATTCCCGCAGCGAATCCGTGGACGAGATCGCGCAGTTCATGGAGATATGGCACGACCGGCTCCCGGTCGTCATCGCCCCCACCACCTTCTACCGGACGCCGCCCGAGGTGTTCGCGAACCTCGGCATCAGCGCGGTGATCTGGGCCAACCAGAGCCTGCGGTCCGCCGTGGCGGCGATGCGCCGAGCCTGCCGCGTGCTGCGAACGGAGGGACCTGTCGCCCTGGAGGAGGAGATCGCCCCCCTCGACGTCGTCTTCCGACTCATGGACTACAAGGGGCTCACCACGGACCAGGAGCGGTACCGCGCATGATCACCGCGGGGGCGCTTGTGGACGAACTGGCCGCCCGGAGCGTGGCCGAGGTGACGGGCGTACCCTGCTCCTTCCTGACACCGCTGATCAACAAGGTGGCGTCGGATCCCTCCGTGCGCTACCTGCCCGCCACCCAGGAGGGCGAGGCCGTGGCGATCGCCACCGGAGCATGGCTGGCAGGCGCGACGACGTGTGTCATAGCCCAGAACTCCGGGCTGGGCAACATGGTCAACCCTCTGACCTCGCTCAACCACCCCTGCCGGATCCCGGTGCCGCTGATCGTCACCTGGCGCGGTGAGCCGGGCAGACCGGACGAACCGCAGCACGAACTGCTCGGCGCGATCACCACCGACCTGCTGACGACGCTCGGTGTCAGCCACTCGCTCATCCCTCCCGGCCCCGAGGATCTCGGGGCCGTACTCGACCAGGGCTGGGACGCGATGCGCGGGCGGGAGCTTCCGCACGCGTTCGTCATGCGGAAGGGGACGATCGCGGCGGAGACGCTGAGCGAGCCGTGGCCGCAGCCGTCACCGGAGACGAAGGTGGTCCGCTTCGGGGATGCCGGGCGACGACGGCCACCACGCCGGATCGAGGCACTGGAGTGCCTGCTCCGTACCGTCGACGATCGGAGCGCCGTCATCTCGACCGCCGGGAAGTGCAGCCGGGAGCTGTTCACTCTCGCCGACCGGCCGCAGCACTTCTACCTGGTCGGCGCGATGGGCTCGGCATCGGCCGTGGGGTTGGGAGTCGCCCGCCACTCGGCCCGCCGGGTCGTCGTCGTCGACGGCGACGGCGCCGCCCTGATGCGCCTGGGCACACTGGCGGCCATCGGGGCGGAGCCGCCGCTGGCGTTGACGCATGTGCTGCTGGACAACCAGGTCCACGATTCCACCGGCGGCCAGCGCAGCCTCTCCGCGGGCACCGACTTCCCCGCGGTGGCGGCTGCCTGCGGCTACCCGAGCGTCTTCGACTGCACCGACCTGGCCGGTCTGCGGGAGGCGCTGCAGGAGGCGGCGGCCGCCCCCGGCCCCTGCTTCGTCCACGCGCGCATCCAGCCCGGTTCGCTGGAGCCGCTCGGGCGGCCGACCCTCCATCCATCCGATGTGGCCCGCAGGTTCCGGTCGTTCGTCGCCGGCGGCGACCGGGCGGAGGCGCCTCGTACGGGATGACACCGCAACCGGCGGGAACCCGGTGGGCCGGTGCGGGGATGCCGGATGGCGACGGGGTCAGGCAGGCCCCGGCAGGCCCTCCAGGAACCTGTCGCAGTCGAGCAGCCGGTGCGCTCGCA
This DNA window, taken from Streptomyces sp. SCSIO 30461, encodes the following:
- a CDS encoding TauD/TfdA family dioxygenase is translated as MDAEDGSSVSITPLAGCIGAEIEDIDLAVPLTPRLTAVVRRALEEHRVLIFRDQHLTHDQQIAYAGQFGPPAPSHPWVPHVEGHPYVHALITGNGERPETTDEQRHAALWRNPDFLSGWHSDITAAADPPVFCVLRAEKVPSHGGDTIWADMVTAYERLSAPLRQFADELTAEHRYLVGYVPFGISDAFTRTSVDAGLVAHHPVVRALPDTGKRCLFVNPSFTSHINELTPAESRRILDLLFTHATHRDLTFRHRWTAGDVAMWDNRATIHVAPTDHEKLGQERAMYRVFVAGEPAVGPSGARSRAISGDPYQVGGVRAR
- a CDS encoding MFS transporter; the encoded protein is MSDHSEGAESAGPAVRLGVDRVLLVGIFLALSLSIIDGMVVSIAAPTMAADLDLSSAGIRWVVNSYTLARAATFALGGRLADVYGPRRVLLAGLAVFVIASVLCGFAPQEAGTPWLVACRVAQGAGGGVMYPAAMALVVAEFPVHQRGRALATLFGCSQLLSALGLPLGGWLTTLSWRWVFWINLPIGVGALALIAIARGRNDIGQRGVSQDLKGAALLAAGMTTSVLALEQAALLGWSDPVTLLLIVSGPGALALFVLREKRTPFPLIDIRLFRDRCFALDMSILFFSTIAYMPMLFFASFYAQLALRDTAVQAGVYLLFFQLAYSVGAQFGGQLQDRVGVKPALLIGAGLGTAGFALWALQLRELSVSAQWPFIAMAGMGVGLVVPPAATDAYGRAGPEASGMVGGVVQTTRIFSGALGLALLGSVFSDVAQSRVTSTLKDMGMAPGAVGEAARQLVHFVSDDQGDRLQSSVGGVQLTPAIQETIRLDIVRAHQWVFMAMALAAAMAFCCALLHPGSRPAGTGPGSAADARHDAES
- a CDS encoding glucose-1-phosphate thymidylyltransferase, with the protein product MKALILCGGRASRLRPLSFSMPKQLAPVANKPVVFHGLETIRGFGVTEVGIIVGTWADAIVDAVGDGSEHGLRITYVKQEKPLGLAHCVVVAREFLGDDDFVMYLGDNVILGDLSKAAEEFERNRPDAQLVVARVPNPSSHGLAEVTPDGKVLCLPEKPAVPTTDLAVMGVFFFTSAIHKAVRSIQASERGELEITHAIEWLIEHGGGVRATRFSGYWKDTGTVEGLLDCNMVMLDTLERRIIGSVDSLSDATGRVVVERGARIRGSQIVGPAVVGASSLVEDSRIGPYASLGANCVVTGTDIERSIVFDGGRLKDIGRLHDSLIGPCAEVRAVRDQRAGHRLIVGEWTTMDIAEGPNRTTDAWP
- a CDS encoding isocitrate lyase/phosphoenolpyruvate mutase family protein, with the translated sequence MTSELASPGTRLRRLLAEPQPTPLMGAHDGLSARIAAEAGFPALWASGLCMSTTLGVRDSDEASWSDLLGLVMRVVEAADLPVLVDGDTGYGNFNTARTFTARAERIGAAGVCFEDKVFPKMNSFFGDSHALVPVDEFSGMIRACRDILRDPEFVIVARTEAFVADAGAEEALRRTEAYRKAGADAVFIHSRSESVDEIAQFMEIWHDRLPVVIAPTTFYRTPPEVFANLGISAVIWANQSLRSAVAAMRRACRVLRTEGPVALEEEIAPLDVVFRLMDYKGLTTDQERYRA
- the aepY gene encoding phosphonopyruvate decarboxylase; translation: MITAGALVDELAARSVAEVTGVPCSFLTPLINKVASDPSVRYLPATQEGEAVAIATGAWLAGATTCVIAQNSGLGNMVNPLTSLNHPCRIPVPLIVTWRGEPGRPDEPQHELLGAITTDLLTTLGVSHSLIPPGPEDLGAVLDQGWDAMRGRELPHAFVMRKGTIAAETLSEPWPQPSPETKVVRFGDAGRRRPPRRIEALECLLRTVDDRSAVISTAGKCSRELFTLADRPQHFYLVGAMGSASAVGLGVARHSARRVVVVDGDGAALMRLGTLAAIGAEPPLALTHVLLDNQVHDSTGGQRSLSAGTDFPAVAAACGYPSVFDCTDLAGLREALQEAAAAPGPCFVHARIQPGSLEPLGRPTLHPSDVARRFRSFVAGGDRAEAPRTG